In one window of Juglans regia cultivar Chandler chromosome 3, Walnut 2.0, whole genome shotgun sequence DNA:
- the LOC108994248 gene encoding uncharacterized protein LOC108994248 — MDISVSIPKVKKVSVVKWSPPSQNWVNLNMNDSLGNHGPAGAGGVIRDAGGQMCAAYFVFLGQGSNNFAELSGSMEGVRRCYHLGFYQVDIKTDSQILVNWIKRG; from the coding sequence ATGGATATTTCGGTGTCAATTCCTAAAGTGAAGAAGGTTTCGGTGGTTAAGTGGAGTCCTCCCTCACAGAATTGGGTGAATCTTAATATGAATGACAGCTTAGGTAATCATGGGCCTGCTGGTGCTGGAGGTGTCATTCGTGATGCCGGTGGTCAAATGTGTGCagcttattttgtttttttaggtCAGGGTTCTAACAACTTTGCTGAGCTGAGTGGTTCGATGGAAGGGGTTAGAAGGTGCTATCATCTTGGCTTTTATCAAGTGGATATTAAAACTGATTCTCAAATCCTTGTTAATTGGATCAAAAGGGGTTAG